One part of the Bradyrhizobium sp. CB1650 genome encodes these proteins:
- the hflK gene encoding FtsH protease activity modulator HflK encodes MPWKNQGGGPWGSGPKGPWGSGPQPVGPRPPDLEDLLRRGQDRLQQLLPGGYFSGVGITLILLIVLAFWLLSGFFRVQSEELGVVLRFGKHVRTVQPGLNYHLPYPIETVLLPKALRVSTISIGMTLIDDPARRGRSIRDVPEESLMLTGDENIVDVDFTVLWRIKPDGVGDFLFNIQNPEGTVKAVAESAMREVIGRSQIQPILTGARNVTEQNVQELMQKTLDSYGSGILITQVQMQKVDPPAQVIDAFRDVQAARADLERLQNEAQTYANQVVPQARGRSAQIVQAAEGYKEQAVAEAKGQSARFLKVYEEYKKAPDVTRERIYLETMERVLGGSEKLVYDGGAAGQGVVPYLPLGELTPKRAPTPGQQQSGGNR; translated from the coding sequence ATGCCGTGGAAGAATCAGGGCGGTGGCCCATGGGGCTCGGGTCCGAAAGGGCCGTGGGGCTCGGGCCCGCAACCGGTCGGGCCGAGGCCACCGGATCTGGAAGACCTTCTGCGTCGCGGCCAGGACCGCCTCCAGCAGCTTCTGCCCGGCGGCTATTTCTCCGGTGTCGGCATCACGCTGATCCTCCTGATCGTCCTCGCGTTCTGGCTGCTGTCGGGCTTCTTCCGTGTGCAGTCCGAAGAGCTCGGCGTCGTGCTGCGCTTCGGCAAGCATGTCCGCACCGTGCAACCGGGTCTCAACTATCATCTGCCCTATCCGATCGAGACAGTGCTGCTGCCGAAGGCGCTGCGCGTCTCCACCATCTCCATCGGCATGACGCTGATCGACGATCCGGCGCGGCGCGGCCGCTCCATCCGCGACGTGCCGGAGGAGAGCCTGATGCTGACCGGCGACGAGAACATCGTCGACGTCGATTTCACCGTGCTCTGGCGCATCAAGCCGGATGGTGTCGGTGACTTCCTGTTCAACATCCAGAATCCCGAAGGCACCGTGAAGGCGGTCGCTGAGAGCGCGATGCGCGAGGTGATCGGCCGCTCGCAGATCCAGCCGATCCTGACCGGCGCCCGCAACGTCACCGAGCAGAACGTGCAGGAATTGATGCAGAAGACGCTCGACAGCTACGGCTCGGGCATCCTCATCACCCAGGTGCAGATGCAGAAGGTCGATCCGCCCGCGCAAGTCATCGATGCATTCCGCGACGTGCAGGCGGCGCGCGCCGACCTCGAGCGCTTGCAGAACGAGGCGCAGACCTACGCCAACCAGGTCGTGCCGCAGGCGCGCGGACGTTCGGCGCAGATCGTGCAGGCGGCCGAGGGTTACAAGGAGCAGGCGGTCGCCGAGGCGAAGGGCCAGAGCGCGCGCTTCCTGAAGGTTTACGAGGAATACAAGAAGGCGCCCGACGTGACGCGTGAGCGGATTTATCTGGAGACGATGGAGCGCGTGCTCGGCGGCTCCGAAAAGCTCGTCTATGACGGCGGCGCGGCGGGCCAAGGCGTCGTGCCTTATCTGCCGCTGGGCGAATTGACGCCCAAACGGGCGCCCACCCCCGGCCAGCAGCAGAGCGGAGGCAATCGATGA
- a CDS encoding protease modulator HflC: MRSPVTGFVSLLGLLLVLIVAYMSLFTVQQTEQTIVLRFGEPVDVVTDPGLHFKAPWNSVINIDKRILDLENPSQEAIASDQKRLVVDAFARYRIKNALRFYQSVGSIQSANLQLTTLLNAALRRVLGEVTFINVVRDDREKLMQRIRDQLDREADGYGIQVVDVRIRRADLPEQNSQAVYQRMKTEREREAAEFRAQGGQKAQEIKSKADREATVIVAEANSQSEQIRGAGDAERNRLFAEAYSKDADFFAFYRSMTAYENGLRSNDTRFLLRPDSDFFRYFSNPGGKASGETSAKP; encoded by the coding sequence ATGAGGTCTCCGGTTACAGGCTTCGTCTCGCTGCTCGGGCTCCTCCTGGTCCTGATCGTGGCCTACATGTCGCTGTTCACGGTGCAGCAGACCGAGCAGACCATCGTGCTGCGGTTCGGCGAGCCCGTCGACGTGGTCACGGATCCCGGCCTGCACTTCAAGGCGCCGTGGAATTCCGTGATCAACATCGACAAGCGGATCCTCGATCTCGAGAATCCGTCGCAGGAAGCGATCGCCTCCGATCAGAAGCGGCTGGTGGTCGATGCCTTCGCGCGCTACCGCATCAAGAACGCGCTGCGCTTCTATCAGAGCGTCGGCTCGATCCAGTCCGCCAACCTCCAGCTCACCACGCTCCTGAACGCGGCACTGCGCCGCGTGCTCGGCGAGGTCACCTTCATCAATGTGGTGCGTGACGATCGCGAGAAGCTGATGCAGCGCATCCGCGATCAGCTCGATCGCGAGGCCGACGGCTATGGCATCCAGGTCGTCGACGTCCGCATCCGCCGCGCCGACCTGCCGGAGCAGAACAGCCAGGCAGTCTACCAGCGCATGAAGACCGAACGTGAGCGCGAAGCCGCCGAGTTCCGCGCGCAGGGCGGTCAGAAGGCGCAGGAGATCAAGTCGAAGGCTGACCGCGAGGCGACCGTGATCGTCGCCGAGGCGAATTCGCAGTCCGAGCAGATCCGCGGCGCGGGGGATGCTGAACGCAACCGCCTGTTTGCCGAAGCCTACAGCAAGGATGCCGACTTCTTCGCCTTCTACCGGTCGATGACGGCATATGAGAACGGGCTGCGCTCCAACGACACCCGCTTCCTGCTGCGCCCCGACTCGGATTTCTTCCGGTACTTCAGTAATCCGGGCGGCAAGGCGAGCGGCGAGACGTCGGCGAAGCCTTAA
- a CDS encoding DUF2065 domain-containing protein, which translates to MRSIAFADFLIGLGILFVLEGLLFAASPAWMRKAMKSALATPDHILRAVGIASAVAGLILIWVMRRPI; encoded by the coding sequence ATGAGGTCCATTGCGTTCGCCGACTTCCTCATCGGCTTAGGCATCCTGTTCGTGCTCGAAGGCTTGCTGTTCGCGGCAAGTCCGGCCTGGATGCGCAAGGCGATGAAGAGCGCGCTCGCCACGCCCGACCATATCCTGCGGGCGGTCGGGATCGCATCGGCCGTGGCCGGGCTGATCCTGATCTGGGTTATGCGACGGCCCATTTAG